A portion of the Intestinibacillus sp. Marseille-P6563 genome contains these proteins:
- a CDS encoding DUF1015 domain-containing protein, producing the protein MQTHYAHLPKILLPRTGIDLSKWAVVACDQYTSQPDYWEETDRLVGDAPSTLRLTLPEVYLEEDDCSERIDAIHQTMHQYLADGILTEQPTGAILLARDTGGPCPRCGLVLAFDLEAYDYTPGAASPIRPTEKTVVERIPPRLQVRQGAAIELPHIMLLIDDPDRTVIEPLYAQRVQFSKLYDVELMQRGGHLTGWFIPQGAQTDALLAALAHLADPAVFAAKYDLTQPLPVLPYAVGDGNHSMATAKAYWEEIKKDLTPAEQADHPARFVLAEVVNVHDESLMVEAIHRVVFGVDTVDLLDGATAFFRAHGADATVLEAVPHELPHGAQAFPFRAGDRTGCLLVKKSPWALPVASLQAFLDDYLASHSQARIDYIHGLDVLEDLSRQPGNVGFALPDPAKEDLFRGVILDGVLPRKTFSMGESREKRFYMEAKAIVPNARA; encoded by the coding sequence ATGCAGACCCATTACGCCCACTTGCCCAAAATTCTGCTCCCGCGGACCGGTATCGACCTGTCCAAATGGGCGGTTGTTGCCTGTGACCAATATACCTCCCAGCCCGATTACTGGGAAGAAACCGACCGCTTGGTCGGGGATGCGCCATCCACCTTGCGTCTGACCCTGCCCGAAGTCTATCTGGAGGAGGACGATTGTTCTGAGCGTATCGATGCCATCCATCAGACCATGCACCAATACTTAGCCGACGGGATTTTGACCGAGCAGCCCACAGGTGCCATCCTGCTGGCCCGCGACACCGGCGGTCCCTGTCCGCGCTGCGGTTTGGTGCTGGCCTTTGATTTGGAAGCGTACGACTATACCCCGGGTGCTGCTTCCCCCATTCGGCCGACCGAAAAAACTGTGGTCGAACGCATCCCGCCCCGCCTGCAAGTGCGTCAGGGCGCTGCCATTGAACTGCCGCACATCATGCTGCTCATCGATGACCCTGACCGCACGGTCATTGAACCGCTATACGCCCAGCGCGTACAGTTTTCCAAGCTTTACGACGTGGAACTGATGCAGCGCGGTGGCCACCTGACCGGTTGGTTCATCCCACAGGGTGCGCAAACCGACGCGCTGCTGGCCGCGCTCGCGCATCTGGCCGACCCGGCGGTCTTTGCCGCGAAATATGATTTGACCCAGCCGCTGCCCGTGCTGCCTTATGCGGTGGGCGATGGCAACCACTCCATGGCGACCGCCAAGGCCTATTGGGAGGAAATCAAAAAAGACCTGACTCCGGCCGAACAGGCCGACCATCCGGCACGCTTTGTACTGGCCGAAGTGGTCAATGTTCACGATGAAAGCCTGATGGTCGAGGCCATTCATCGCGTCGTGTTTGGCGTGGATACCGTCGATCTGCTGGACGGCGCGACCGCCTTCTTCCGGGCACATGGAGCCGATGCGACCGTGCTCGAAGCTGTACCGCACGAACTGCCCCACGGCGCACAGGCCTTCCCCTTCCGCGCAGGCGACCGCACCGGCTGCCTGCTGGTGAAAAAGTCTCCCTGGGCGCTGCCGGTGGCCTCGCTGCAAGCCTTTTTGGACGATTATCTGGCGTCCCATTCTCAGGCGCGCATCGACTACATACATGGTCTGGATGTGTTGGAAGATCTGTCCCGCCAGCCGGGCAATGTCGGCTTCGCGCTGCCCGACCCGGCCAAAGAAGATCTGTTCCGCGGCGTGATTCTGGACGGTGTTCTACCGCGGAAAACGTTCTCGATGGGCGAATCCCGTGAAAAGCGGTTTTATATGGAGGCCAAGGCCATCGTGCCCAACGCACGCGCCTGA
- a CDS encoding potassium/proton antiporter, whose amino-acid sequence MNTLLLLSAIVLVACIAGNKLSSRIGVPTLFFFIALGMLFGSDGLFKIEFSDYSFSEQVCSAALIIIMFYGGFGTKWSAARPVAKKAVLLSTLGVLITAGLTGLFCHFALGTSLAEGLLIGSVLGSTDAASVFSILRSQRLNLKYGTASMLEIESGSNDPCAYMLTIVLLSALEGGLSPAQIAYSVFAQLVYGATIGAAIALGAGWVLRHIRLGDNGLDSIFLVAAALASYALPSLIGGNGYLSAYIAGILLGNQDLPHKRSLVDFFDAFNGMMQMLIFFLLGLLVFPSRLPEYFLPSLLIALFLTFLARPIAVALLLTPFRAPLRQQLIVSWAGLRGAASIVFAIVAVVSPAYGKDSIFQIVFCVVLLSIFFQGTLLPRVARKADMLDSRENVLRTFTDYSEETSIQFIRLEIAPGHPWCDQYIRDLNIVPGTLIAAVLRQDEVIMPKGDTRLQDGDAVILGAKGYCGKDGIELHERTVEPGHRFIGQPLRACEFRKDTLVVLIQRAGADIIPDGETRIQEGDTLVLYHKS is encoded by the coding sequence TTGAATACTCTGCTTCTACTCAGCGCGATCGTATTGGTGGCCTGCATTGCTGGCAATAAGCTGTCCAGCCGCATCGGTGTGCCAACCCTGTTCTTCTTCATTGCCCTGGGCATGCTGTTCGGTTCGGACGGTCTCTTTAAAATCGAGTTTTCCGATTACTCCTTTTCCGAGCAGGTCTGTTCGGCGGCCCTGATTATCATTATGTTCTACGGCGGCTTTGGCACCAAATGGAGCGCCGCCCGGCCGGTCGCCAAAAAAGCGGTGCTTTTGAGCACGCTCGGCGTACTTATCACCGCGGGGTTGACCGGTCTGTTCTGCCATTTCGCCTTGGGCACCAGCCTGGCCGAAGGGCTGCTGATTGGCTCGGTGCTTGGCTCGACCGACGCCGCGTCGGTGTTTTCCATCCTGCGTTCCCAACGGCTGAACCTGAAATACGGTACCGCGTCCATGCTGGAAATCGAAAGCGGCAGTAACGACCCTTGCGCTTATATGCTGACCATTGTCCTGCTTTCGGCGCTGGAGGGTGGACTGTCCCCCGCGCAGATCGCCTATTCGGTTTTTGCACAGCTTGTGTATGGCGCGACCATCGGCGCCGCCATTGCGCTGGGAGCCGGTTGGGTGCTGCGTCACATCCGCTTGGGCGACAATGGTCTGGATTCCATCTTTTTGGTCGCTGCCGCTCTGGCATCGTATGCCCTGCCGTCGCTCATCGGCGGCAATGGCTACCTGAGCGCCTACATCGCCGGTATCTTGCTCGGCAACCAAGATTTGCCCCACAAACGCAGCCTGGTTGATTTCTTCGACGCGTTTAACGGCATGATGCAGATGCTCATTTTCTTCCTGCTCGGTCTGTTGGTATTCCCTTCCCGTTTGCCCGAGTATTTCCTGCCATCGCTGCTCATCGCGCTGTTTTTGACCTTTTTGGCGCGCCCGATCGCGGTCGCTCTGCTGCTCACCCCGTTCCGCGCCCCTCTGCGGCAGCAGCTGATCGTGTCCTGGGCTGGACTGCGCGGCGCGGCTTCGATCGTATTTGCGATTGTGGCCGTCGTATCGCCTGCCTATGGCAAGGATTCGATTTTCCAAATCGTATTCTGTGTGGTACTGCTGTCCATCTTCTTCCAGGGTACGCTGCTGCCCCGGGTCGCTCGCAAGGCTGATATGCTGGACAGCCGCGAAAACGTACTGCGCACGTTTACCGACTACTCAGAAGAAACCAGCATTCAGTTCATCCGTTTGGAGATCGCTCCCGGCCATCCGTGGTGCGACCAATATATCCGCGATTTGAATATTGTGCCCGGTACACTCATCGCCGCCGTGCTACGGCAAGATGAAGTGATCATGCCCAAGGGCGATACCCGTCTGCAAGATGGAGATGCGGTCATCCTGGGCGCCAAGGGCTACTGCGGCAAGGATGGAATCGAGCTGCACGAGCGCACGGTCGAGCCCGGCCATCGTTTCATCGGCCAGCCGCTGCGCGCCTGTGAATTCCGCAAAGATACGCTGGTGGTGCTCATCCAACGCGCCGGGGCAGACATCATTCCCGATGGAGAAACCCGCATCCAAGAGGGTGATACCCTGGTACTCTATCACAAAAGCTAA
- a CDS encoding S-layer homology domain-containing protein encodes MKKRLLSGALATFLLMGNCGAAFADIPSSNLSQTAQVLKTLGVMEGDSATTFAPGRSLTRAEFAKLAVTAFGVTDVTAYKNYTIFPDVPTTHWAAGYINAAVRHPAIQKKNVLHGYADGTFGPDRTISYGEACTMLLLMMGYTIEDIGPMWPGDYIARAQSMGLTDGASTMTANSPVKRGDAAVMLLHTLQKAGKEGERLIANLTSSSDSEGAILLATSRTDSELRQNQARFYTGGDEPVVKTTEGILDDSFIGVRGTLYYSKANPGSVLAILPDEGGRQEEYIVRSVQRDQIEVEGGGAPIKPERTALMYVRGQVRKFNENWFDIQSGDKITLHYGKDGTLELIRVSAQEASKNTFVYGTKQAASIPKGFTIEKNGVPVDVSKLKPYDVISLDTAGRRAIVSDAKITGYYTSASPSFKNPEKITLLGREYAISERAAASFAGLENGDRITLLLDDRGAVAAAYPVKDVRADMSGVFTDLADGGAQIKLFNGATVQGTLAAEDDKNLFGRIVNVSESSNGKLDLTERPISGRPAGDWAVKEGTLGGKKIAPDVRIWEQVGARAPLYETSPSKIPFDVVPRGRIRSTVTDSSGQIIGLILDDVTGDGWNYGYGAVSSTGGNDEEPEVITATLRHYDYATNQQVTLSYTVDSRPDGATGGPIGFPKGAEKNAARQSLASIRLLNVGQVKVEDFDGADGVRTKDGYYPISDEVQVYLTSQRKFITLNQARADYSNFTLYAERKPEEGGKIRLITVS; translated from the coding sequence ATGAAAAAAAGGCTTCTCAGCGGCGCGCTCGCGACCTTTTTGCTGATGGGGAACTGCGGCGCAGCCTTTGCGGATATTCCGTCGTCCAACCTGTCTCAGACCGCGCAGGTACTCAAGACCCTTGGCGTAATGGAGGGCGACAGCGCCACTACCTTTGCACCCGGCCGCAGTCTGACGCGCGCCGAGTTTGCCAAGCTGGCGGTCACCGCCTTTGGCGTGACCGATGTGACGGCGTATAAAAACTATACGATCTTTCCCGATGTGCCGACCACCCATTGGGCGGCTGGTTACATCAATGCCGCGGTGCGGCATCCGGCCATTCAGAAAAAGAATGTGCTGCATGGATATGCCGACGGCACCTTTGGCCCCGACCGCACGATCAGCTACGGCGAGGCTTGCACCATGCTGCTGCTTATGATGGGCTATACGATTGAGGACATCGGCCCCATGTGGCCGGGCGATTATATTGCCCGTGCGCAGTCGATGGGTCTGACCGACGGCGCATCGACCATGACGGCAAACAGCCCGGTCAAGCGCGGCGATGCGGCGGTGATGCTACTGCATACGCTGCAAAAGGCAGGCAAGGAAGGCGAACGGCTGATTGCCAACCTGACCTCGTCCTCGGACAGCGAAGGCGCCATCCTGCTGGCCACCAGCCGCACCGATTCCGAACTGCGGCAAAATCAGGCGCGGTTCTATACCGGCGGCGATGAACCAGTGGTCAAGACCACCGAAGGCATCCTGGACGATTCATTCATCGGGGTACGCGGCACGCTGTATTACAGCAAGGCCAACCCCGGTTCGGTGCTGGCCATCCTGCCCGACGAGGGCGGACGGCAGGAAGAATACATCGTGCGCAGCGTCCAGCGCGACCAGATCGAAGTCGAAGGCGGCGGCGCACCCATCAAGCCCGAGCGCACGGCGCTGATGTATGTGCGCGGCCAGGTGCGCAAGTTCAACGAGAACTGGTTTGACATCCAGTCAGGCGATAAGATCACCCTGCACTATGGCAAGGACGGTACGCTCGAACTCATCCGCGTATCGGCTCAGGAGGCATCCAAGAACACCTTCGTTTACGGCACCAAGCAGGCAGCGTCGATCCCGAAGGGCTTTACCATTGAGAAAAACGGCGTTCCGGTCGATGTCAGCAAGCTCAAGCCCTATGATGTCATCAGTCTGGATACGGCTGGACGACGTGCCATCGTATCCGACGCGAAGATTACCGGCTATTATACCTCGGCGTCCCCGTCGTTTAAGAATCCCGAAAAGATCACCCTGCTGGGCCGTGAATATGCGATTTCCGAGCGGGCGGCAGCTTCGTTTGCCGGTTTGGAAAACGGCGACCGTATCACCCTGCTGCTCGATGACCGCGGAGCAGTCGCGGCAGCGTATCCGGTCAAGGATGTCCGCGCAGATATGAGCGGCGTCTTTACCGACCTGGCTGACGGCGGCGCCCAGATTAAGCTGTTCAATGGCGCGACCGTACAGGGTACCCTGGCGGCCGAAGACGACAAGAACCTGTTTGGCCGAATCGTCAACGTATCCGAGAGCAGCAACGGGAAACTCGACCTGACCGAACGGCCGATAAGCGGCCGACCGGCGGGTGACTGGGCGGTCAAGGAAGGCACGCTGGGCGGCAAAAAGATTGCGCCCGATGTGCGCATCTGGGAACAGGTCGGTGCGCGTGCACCGCTGTACGAGACCTCGCCGTCCAAGATTCCGTTCGATGTCGTTCCGCGCGGCCGTATCCGTTCGACGGTGACCGATTCGTCCGGCCAGATCATTGGTCTGATTCTGGATGATGTGACCGGTGACGGCTGGAATTATGGCTATGGCGCAGTTTCGTCCACAGGCGGTAACGATGAAGAGCCTGAAGTGATTACGGCGACCCTGCGGCATTACGATTACGCGACCAATCAGCAGGTCACGCTGTCGTACACGGTGGACAGCCGACCGGATGGCGCGACAGGCGGCCCGATTGGCTTCCCGAAGGGCGCGGAAAAGAATGCAGCCCGGCAGTCGCTGGCGTCCATCCGTCTGCTGAACGTCGGTCAGGTCAAGGTCGAGGACTTTGACGGCGCCGATGGCGTACGCACCAAGGACGGATATTATCCGATCTCGGATGAAGTGCAGGTCTACCTGACCAGCCAGCGCAAGTTTATCACGCTCAACCAGGCTCGTGCCGATTACAGCAATTTCACCCTCTACGCAGAGCGAAAGCCCGAAGAAGGCGGCAAGATCCGTCTGATCACGGTATCGTAA
- a CDS encoding ABC transporter permease: MNWLQTVRMALKSIASNKVRSLLTMLGIIIGVAAVITLVASIQSKATLTRMQYEAMGLNRIQVYGSGAKRQDWINLEDYMNGELAPYINGWSPQSQYHDWENKGVQYRTMKLKSDKSTTYMYYGNEDYSKVTNSVITAGRDITKADCDAQARVCVIGETIRKYFFGAMSPIGQKIRIGGKSFEVIGVYKGKFKGKLNTEDQMLVMPYTLQSSMMSVNFNADKQYIIQAASKEDIQKVVDALNARMKPICEAGNGWFDASSASQFQEQEEAAAQQDALLMGGVAMISLLVGGIGIMNIMLVSVTERTREIGIRMAIGARRRDIISQFLIEAASVSCCGGLIGIVVGCFGSAIMGNFMLAKQLSEQMWMPDVETFTVLPSPPLILGAFLFSALLGIIFGIYPANKASKLQPVDALRTQ, encoded by the coding sequence ATGAATTGGTTACAGACCGTTCGCATGGCGCTCAAATCGATCGCCAGCAATAAGGTGCGGTCGCTCCTGACCATGCTCGGCATCATCATCGGTGTGGCAGCGGTCATCACTCTGGTGGCTTCTATCCAAAGTAAAGCCACCCTGACCCGTATGCAGTATGAGGCAATGGGTCTCAACCGCATCCAGGTTTATGGTTCGGGCGCCAAGCGTCAGGACTGGATCAATCTGGAGGACTATATGAATGGCGAGCTGGCTCCTTACATTAACGGCTGGTCGCCCCAAAGCCAGTATCACGACTGGGAAAATAAAGGCGTCCAGTACCGCACCATGAAGCTGAAAAGCGACAAAAGCACGACCTATATGTACTATGGCAACGAAGATTACAGCAAGGTGACCAACAGCGTCATCACCGCTGGACGGGACATCACCAAAGCCGACTGCGATGCGCAGGCCCGGGTATGCGTGATCGGTGAGACCATCCGCAAATATTTCTTCGGCGCCATGAGCCCCATCGGACAGAAGATCCGCATTGGCGGCAAAAGCTTTGAGGTCATCGGGGTGTACAAGGGCAAATTCAAAGGCAAGCTCAACACCGAGGACCAGATGCTCGTCATGCCCTATACGCTGCAAAGCAGTATGATGAGCGTCAATTTCAATGCCGACAAGCAGTATATCATTCAGGCAGCTTCCAAGGAGGACATCCAGAAGGTCGTCGATGCGCTCAATGCGCGCATGAAGCCCATCTGTGAAGCCGGCAACGGCTGGTTCGATGCTTCCTCGGCTTCGCAGTTTCAGGAGCAGGAAGAAGCGGCAGCCCAGCAGGATGCGCTGCTCATGGGCGGCGTGGCGATGATTTCGCTCCTGGTCGGCGGCATCGGCATCATGAATATCATGCTCGTGTCGGTCACCGAACGCACACGTGAAATCGGCATCCGTATGGCCATCGGTGCCAGACGGCGGGACATTATCTCGCAGTTTTTGATCGAGGCCGCGTCGGTGTCCTGCTGCGGCGGCCTGATTGGCATTGTGGTCGGCTGCTTCGGCTCGGCCATCATGGGCAATTTCATGCTCGCCAAACAGCTCAGCGAACAGATGTGGATGCCGGACGTGGAGACCTTCACCGTCCTGCCCAGCCCGCCGCTCATTTTGGGCGCGTTCCTGTTCTCTGCGCTGCTCGGCATTATCTTTGGCATCTATCCGGCCAACAAGGCGTCCAAACTCCAACCGGTGGACGCGTTGCGCACCCAATAA
- a CDS encoding ABC transporter ATP-binding protein, protein MFGRKKQKARPAPCESGLLIDVRQMSKIYHEGRENEVRALDGVSLQVKWGEFLCILGQSGSGKSTLMNILGCLDIPTYGTYYLDGHAVSDMKPSVLAGIRNREIGFIFQGFNLIPALTAVENVELPLIYRGMGAAERRRLAVDALCAVGLEKRIFHRPNEMSGGQQQRVAIARAVAARPPIIMADEPTGNLDSKSGAEIMRQLVTLNQQGTSIILITHDNELAEVAQRIITIQDGHIISDRPGKGGAAIL, encoded by the coding sequence ATGTTTGGCAGAAAGAAACAAAAAGCGCGTCCTGCGCCGTGTGAAAGCGGCCTGCTCATCGATGTGCGGCAGATGAGCAAGATTTACCACGAAGGGCGCGAAAATGAGGTACGCGCCCTGGATGGTGTCAGTTTGCAGGTCAAATGGGGCGAATTCCTGTGCATTTTGGGGCAATCCGGCTCGGGCAAATCGACTCTGATGAACATTTTAGGCTGCCTGGACATCCCGACCTATGGCACCTATTATCTGGACGGCCATGCGGTGAGTGATATGAAACCCTCGGTGCTGGCCGGCATCCGCAACCGGGAGATCGGGTTCATCTTCCAGGGCTTTAACCTCATTCCGGCACTCACGGCTGTGGAGAACGTGGAGTTGCCGCTCATCTACCGCGGCATGGGGGCTGCCGAGCGCCGGCGGCTGGCGGTCGACGCCCTATGCGCGGTAGGCCTGGAAAAACGCATCTTCCACCGGCCCAATGAAATGTCCGGCGGCCAGCAGCAGCGCGTGGCCATCGCGCGAGCGGTTGCGGCCCGTCCGCCGATCATCATGGCCGACGAGCCCACCGGCAACCTCGATTCCAAATCGGGCGCAGAGATCATGCGGCAGCTCGTGACGCTCAACCAGCAAGGGACCTCCATCATTTTGATCACGCACGACAACGAATTGGCGGAAGTTGCGCAGCGGATCATCACCATCCAGGACGGACATATCATCTCAGACCGGCCTGGGAAAGGAGGCGCGGCAATCCTATGA
- a CDS encoding efflux RND transporter periplasmic adaptor subunit, protein MNQDLEKDIAPQAAGESETNAPPEEEGGLVRNRYADLMNKPKRHLPKPVKIGLTVAIVAGLIAGGVYLVQKTKEKPEEAVESTAFASRGFLETYIEGDGSVAARKQVDLGKDLKGKVTEVLVQPGQAVKTGDKLFVIDPSETRTELDNAKKDLQEAQRAVDEAASGVTAAQKSVSELTTTAPFTGKLLPPEGEEKPKTWRVGDELSGGTTLGLLVDDTTMKLPLYFSYAYIDDIRRGASASVSIPANMSTVSGTVEAVERVEKISADGTRLFRVILSIPNPGVLTKGMVATAQVDTAKGKVMPAETGTLEYSREESVTAKQSGTITRLNGMEYYRFSAGAVIVQQKNDELSRAVETAQRTLTNQKQAIADKQKRIAELEKLIANATVVSPMDGMVLKMDTAVDAELVGGTAPCVVADMSSLVVNAQISMTDINAVQPGQAASITLQDGSNDVALTGTVESVSLQANENQGNGSMPTYTAVIVLDPLPEGVSVSMGYYVSYKITTAQVEDCIIIPTQALVNTAEGTAVFAKPAEGQTFENTIAIPEGVTDIPEGFELVPVTVGISDNTNVEIVDGIEDGTEIFLAGPKDMFEQNSGGGLAVG, encoded by the coding sequence ATGAATCAAGATTTGGAAAAGGATATTGCCCCGCAGGCGGCCGGGGAAAGCGAAACCAATGCACCGCCCGAAGAAGAAGGCGGCCTGGTACGCAACCGGTATGCGGACCTGATGAATAAACCCAAGCGTCATCTGCCCAAACCGGTCAAGATCGGTCTGACGGTGGCTATTGTAGCAGGACTGATCGCTGGCGGCGTTTACCTGGTGCAAAAAACGAAGGAAAAGCCCGAAGAAGCGGTGGAAAGCACAGCATTTGCATCGCGCGGCTTTTTGGAGACCTACATCGAAGGCGACGGGTCGGTGGCGGCTCGCAAGCAGGTTGACCTGGGCAAGGACCTCAAGGGCAAAGTGACCGAAGTGCTTGTCCAGCCGGGGCAGGCGGTCAAGACCGGTGATAAGCTGTTCGTCATTGACCCATCCGAAACCCGCACCGAACTGGACAACGCCAAAAAAGATCTGCAAGAGGCCCAGCGCGCGGTGGACGAAGCCGCTTCGGGCGTGACGGCTGCGCAGAAGAGTGTATCCGAACTGACCACGACCGCGCCGTTTACGGGCAAGCTGCTGCCGCCCGAAGGCGAGGAAAAGCCCAAGACCTGGCGGGTCGGGGATGAACTGTCCGGCGGCACCACTCTGGGCCTTCTGGTCGATGACACGACCATGAAACTGCCACTGTATTTCAGTTATGCGTACATCGACGACATCCGGCGCGGCGCATCGGCCAGCGTATCCATCCCGGCCAATATGTCCACAGTCAGTGGCACAGTGGAAGCGGTCGAGCGGGTGGAAAAAATCTCGGCCGATGGCACACGGCTGTTCCGTGTCATTCTTTCCATTCCCAATCCGGGCGTGCTGACCAAGGGCATGGTCGCCACCGCACAGGTGGATACGGCCAAGGGCAAGGTCATGCCTGCCGAGACGGGCACTCTGGAATACAGTCGGGAAGAAAGTGTCACCGCCAAGCAGAGCGGTACCATCACCCGGTTAAACGGCATGGAATACTATCGCTTTAGCGCCGGGGCAGTCATCGTGCAGCAGAAAAACGATGAACTCAGTCGAGCAGTGGAAACCGCACAACGCACCCTGACCAACCAGAAGCAGGCGATCGCCGACAAGCAAAAACGCATCGCCGAACTGGAAAAGCTGATCGCCAATGCAACCGTCGTATCGCCCATGGATGGCATGGTGCTCAAGATGGATACCGCGGTGGATGCCGAACTGGTAGGTGGCACCGCACCGTGCGTGGTGGCCGATATGTCGTCGCTGGTGGTCAATGCTCAGATTTCCATGACCGACATCAACGCCGTCCAGCCCGGCCAGGCGGCATCCATTACCTTGCAGGATGGCTCGAACGACGTTGCTCTGACCGGTACGGTCGAAAGCGTTTCGCTTCAGGCTAACGAAAACCAGGGCAACGGCAGCATGCCGACCTATACGGCTGTGATCGTGCTCGACCCGCTGCCCGAGGGCGTTTCGGTCTCCATGGGGTATTACGTCAGCTATAAGATCACCACCGCACAGGTCGAAGACTGTATCATCATTCCCACCCAGGCGCTGGTCAACACAGCCGAAGGCACAGCGGTCTTTGCCAAGCCGGCCGAAGGACAGACGTTTGAGAACACCATCGCCATCCCGGAAGGTGTGACCGACATCCCCGAAGGCTTTGAGCTGGTGCCGGTTACGGTGGGCATCTCGGATAACACGAATGTGGAGATCGTGGACGGCATTGAAGATGGCACCGAGATCTTCCTGGCAGGGCCCAAGGATATGTTTGAGCAAAATTCGGGCGGCGGACTGGCGGTCGGCTGA
- a CDS encoding AzlC family ABC transporter permease: MQKTLRYAFVQSLPVLFGYLFMGIAFGILLQNAGYNFIWAFFISLTCYAGSMQFVLINLLTGGASLLHSAFMTLMINFRHVFYGLSLIERFQNMGRLKPYMIHSLTDETYSLHCLVKPKEGMDGRRLMFYIAVLDHCYWMTGCVLGALLGSLITFDTTGIDFAMTALFVVIFVEQWKESKCHLPAIIGGGCALASLCIFGADNFLPPALFVTVALLLYTRGHIESRASQEV; this comes from the coding sequence TTGCAAAAAACACTGCGATATGCCTTTGTGCAGTCCCTGCCGGTGCTGTTCGGCTATCTGTTTATGGGCATTGCGTTTGGCATCCTGCTGCAAAACGCGGGGTACAATTTTATCTGGGCATTCTTCATCAGCCTGACCTGTTACGCGGGTTCGATGCAGTTTGTGCTCATCAATCTACTGACTGGCGGCGCCTCTTTGCTGCACAGCGCTTTTATGACGCTGATGATCAATTTCCGGCATGTGTTCTATGGACTCAGCCTGATTGAACGCTTTCAAAACATGGGGCGTTTGAAGCCCTATATGATCCATTCGCTGACCGATGAGACCTATTCCCTGCACTGTCTGGTCAAACCCAAGGAAGGCATGGACGGCCGCCGGCTGATGTTTTACATTGCGGTGCTCGATCACTGCTACTGGATGACCGGCTGTGTGCTGGGCGCGTTACTCGGTTCGCTCATCACCTTTGACACCACCGGCATCGATTTTGCCATGACTGCCCTGTTTGTTGTGATCTTTGTCGAGCAGTGGAAGGAATCCAAATGTCATCTGCCGGCGATCATCGGCGGTGGCTGCGCTCTGGCATCGCTGTGCATCTTTGGTGCGGACAATTTCCTGCCGCCCGCGCTGTTTGTCACCGTGGCACTGCTGCTGTACACCCGGGGACACATTGAGTCCCGTGCGTCCCAGGAGGTGTGA
- a CDS encoding branched-chain amino acid transporter permease gives MPIPVSQSIAIIAVVAVCTYLTRAAAFLLFGGKKQVPDAVRYLGRVLPPAIIAILVIYCLKGIQPLTYPHGAPELIAVAAVAALHLWKRNNLLSIGLGTVFYMFLIQVVFA, from the coding sequence ATGCCCATCCCGGTTTCGCAATCCATCGCCATCATTGCCGTGGTGGCGGTATGTACCTATCTGACGCGCGCGGCGGCGTTTCTGCTGTTTGGCGGCAAAAAGCAGGTGCCCGACGCGGTACGCTATCTGGGCCGTGTGCTGCCGCCGGCCATCATCGCCATTCTGGTGATCTATTGCCTGAAAGGCATCCAGCCGCTGACCTATCCGCATGGCGCTCCGGAACTCATCGCTGTTGCCGCCGTAGCGGCGCTGCATCTCTGGAAACGCAACAATCTGCTGTCCATCGGATTGGGCACAGTCTTTTATATGTTCCTGATTCAGGTGGTTTTTGCCTGA